Part of the Portunus trituberculatus isolate SZX2019 chromosome 46, ASM1759143v1, whole genome shotgun sequence genome, tatacagctttaAAAAACTCATGTCGGAAATTCAAATAGAGAagattggccattaatcttctgacctccgtagacccttcctaatgtaaataaaatggtctaattgtacccaaaactcaaggtaaaaatgtgtcccagtattgaagggtctTATTAAGAATCTGAATTCACACAGGCAAGCTTTGGAAATCTGGTCATGACGAGTATCTTAAAGCTGGtcataaatataaatatcaaagaaaaattctACACACCTCTTGGAGAATGGAATATCAGCATTCAGGGTAATCTTGTGCTTGTTCCTCTCCAGGGTCACCTGATTGGAGAAGTTGTTGGTCTTGCCATTCACTTTGATCCGCTGCTGCAGGAACGTCTCCTACGGAATGAGAAGAGTACTGTAGGGGAGTTCACCCTACTAGTACTCAGTTAGGGAAGGTCACCCTAACTGCAGTAGTTATTAGAACAATTTGTCCTTACCTGTATAATTTCCTGAATTCTCttacaaatataaatagattgatatgACCAAGAATTTTATGTTTGATATCAAAACTCAAGTTACACAAGTAGAACTTAATTTTCAAGAGATCAATTTATTTTCAGAGGAAACATACAAAGTCGGCAGCATTCATGATGCCATCCTCAACAGGCTGGCGACAGTCGATGTGGAATTTCAGCTGCAGCTTCTTGCCTTTGCGGCCTTTGCCCTTCACTCCCTTGCCTTTCTTGGCAGGCACTTGAGGTTTCTTGCTGCTCTTGGCCTGAGGCCGCTTTGCTGGGGGTTTGGcctgaaacaaaagagaagcCTGATTAAAATGCTTATCACTTCCAAGTATCCTACTGACTGGTTAACCATCATCAGTATAATGGGTGATGAGTTAGTCAGCATTGCCACTGCCTTAGTTAAGGGATAAACATCATGTGGaaagctacaaaaaaaaaataataatccggTTACATTCATATAAAGCTATTGATACTTTGATGAAAATATTCTCCATGATCCACCAGATCAATATCACCACAAAAGGGTCTCCTAAATgtgcacaaaacacacacacacacacacacacacacacacacacacacacagtacagctAATGTGGTAGGAAAAAGTACATACAATCTTAAGTAGGATAGACCATGAGGGGCCATAGGTCCTATTAATACAGTTCGCACCATTTGTGATGATCAAGGCAAGCCAGTCATCACAAACTGCAAGCTTACCTTCCTACTGTACCAACCACAGAAAAGCTGTGCAAAAATAACTACTGAAACATGTGGCAACACTCTGTAGGTAGATGTGAAAACTGTAGTGTCATCCAGGTAGTGATTTTGTGACTTTTTTGTGGTGGATACAGCAGCAAAGTAATAGGTGCACTAGTTTGTAACAAGTGACCCCACAATCATGCCAAGCAGAACTGACTGTAATGCTAATCCTGGTCTGTACGATGTGTTCAATCTCTGGTCTTGTCCACCTCTATCCAATAACCCCATGTTTCAGTGTTTTATGGTTAAAATATTATGAATGGAGTCAGCAAAGAAATTAATTTCTtccaaagtaaaggaaaaaatcaaacaaatggGAGGTTCTTCGGCAAATTCCAAAAGACACACTTTAGACTATTTGGATACAAAATGCAGCTGATTTAATGTACATATAATGTTGTGAGAAACAAGCCAAAGCAAAATTGGCCAAGTTACTTTATGGTCCAGTCCGTTAAGACTTGTGCAGTTCAGCCCACACTCCTGCCCATCTCCCTTACTCataatcattcattcatcattgGTTTAACAGTTCTTCAGTCAGTCATGAAGTCATGTAATTGTTTCAAACAACAGGAAccaaaagggaaataaataaataaacaaatagccaccagagagagagagagagagagagagagagagagagagagagagagagagagagagagagagaatttctcaAGAAAATCTATAAATGTCTATAATTCCAGCCAAGGCCTTGCCATGGGACAGAAATCAATGGGACACACCCATTACCATTAGAAACCATGACTTTAACCTAAGTTTGAGTTGAGTCTGGACATTCACTGCACCAGGGAATGAGGACACCAGCATCACTAATGTTTGCCACTACACAAGTATTTACACTTTCGTAATGTATGCAACACACACCATTAAGTGTTTCTATTGAATgaccggagaaaaaaaaaatcaattaattcacaataataaaaaatagggAGCAGTGATTTTTGTCACTAAAGCCACTGAGACTTCGTCCTTATTTAACTTATAATTCTACATGCTATCATAATCAGCAGCAGCATAGCAAGTCTCTTGTCTAAAAATAATGCGTGAATTATTTAAGGCTACACTTCCTCATGATCCATACATTTCCCCAAGCCAGAATTCAGAGGAAACTTCTCACAGAGGTCAGCTCACAAGCCTCCAGCCACTGCTAATGTTGAAGCTATGCTCAGCAGAAAGTGAAGCAGCATAGTGAAGAAGCATCAAGGGTGAGAACCTCGCCACACAATTACCCAACTTCATTCCAGATATCATTGTACAACTTGAATATAAGCATCTTTCAACTTAAGATAAAAGAGGGTGATGTTAATAATTTGCCTAacaattaaaaatatatataaaaagcagGAAACCATTATAAGTGGCAACCAATATCCCAATGTGTGTGACCAGTGTTGGCTGACCCATCCTGGCTGGCCACACCCTGACTCAAGGACAAAATCTTAAAGGTACTGTAAGTTGTCAACaatatgcatgaaaaaaaaaatttaaaatcaATACATACACTAAAGTCAACAAATACTAAACCATGATTGGCAAACAAGTCTAGGAAATATAATTGGTAAGATTTAGAAGATAAAGCATTAACTTTTTCTAAACCATCaagtttatgcatgaaaaaaataaaaatatacacaatTTTGTGAATAAATACAAGAACAGCAAGAAAGTCTAGCAAATATAACAGGTAAGGTTTAATAGATGaagtacttcttttttttccctacacCACCATGTATTTCAATAACTCCTACACACACCCCAGCTTCTAACACAAGACTTGCCCGAACTCAACAATGCCTACAGTGACCCTTGGCTCCTCAAACACCCCTTACTGGCCCACATTCAAACCCTGAACAGTGTAGTCTCAgtagtgaaatcaaaagctGATCACTCAACACATAATATaagcacaaaaataaaacaggaacacaataaataaatagttcaaaataatgataaacaccAAAACGCACAATACTATTTTCTGAAAACACTAAAACTCACCCACAAGCTCGATTCTATATCCTAACCTCacgtgagaaacacacacacagtccatcaCCACTCCCCGAAACAAGCTtctttatttaaccccttcagtaacatgacgcgtttttacgTTCAGTTCTGGGTATGAtcagaccgttttattgacattaggaaggatctatggtggCGTCTCCACTATATTAATcatcacacaagtttctgaagctgtaaaatcgccagggtaagcagaataaatatggaaacgcgtcatggtactgaaatggTGAACTACTTAATAAAGAGACTACCAACAACTcaagccccttcagtactgggacgcatttttattttgagtttagcgcacgattagacgattatatttacattacgaaaggTCTACGGTGGTCAGAGTAATggccaatcttcactatttaaatccccacaaaagtttctgacgCTGAATaatatcgccaaatagtaagcgaaataaatatggaaaaatgGCTAGCTACGAAGTAAATAATGGGACTAAATAACTCAAGCCTTAGGAAACGTAATATGAACCAGTCACCCACGTTacaccacaaaaccacaccatcAGACCCAGCATTGCCCATCACCAAAACTCGCAGCAAGCTCACTCCCACAGATCTATG contains:
- the LOC123520285 gene encoding 60S ribosomal protein L22-like isoform X2, translated to MIGNQKMTKQWCGSGGVGEAADGGRSFPQERGAAMTAAKPPAKRPQAKSSKKPQVPAKKGKGVKGKGRKGKKLQLKFHIDCRQPVEDGIMNAADFETFLQQRIKVNGKTNNFSNQVTLERNKHKITLNADIPFSKRYLKYLTKKYLKKNNLRDWLRVVAPPTAKDMYELRYFQINNEEDDDDDGDD